In Lolium rigidum isolate FL_2022 chromosome 7, APGP_CSIRO_Lrig_0.1, whole genome shotgun sequence, the DNA window CGGCCACGCTCGATGCTTTAAAACGGAGGCCTTCCTCCTCACCAGACCACAATCATCGTTTCATCACAACCCACACGTTCGTTCGAAACTTCGAATCGAGCCAATCGAATCCAAGGACTAAAGATCAATTGAGCGCGATGGCGAGCGCCTTGTCGTCGAAGAAGGCAGCGAACcggctggtggtggaggaggcgacCACGGACGACAACTCCATCTGCAACCTCCACCCGGCCACCATGGAGGAGCTCTCCATCTTCAAGGGTGACGTCGTGCTGCTCAAGGGCAAGCGTCGCCGCACCACCGTCTGCATCGTCGTCCCCGACGACACCTGCGAGGAGCACAAGCTCAAGATCAACAGGGTGGCCCGTTCCAACCTCAGGGTGCGCATTGCCGACGTCGTGTCCGTGCATCTGTGCCCCGACGCCAAGTACGGCAGACGCGTGCAcatcctccccgtcgacgacacCGTCGAGGGCATCACGGGCAACCTGTTCGAGGCCTACCTCAAGCCCTACTTCGCGGACGCCTACCGCCCGGTGCACAAGGGCGACCTCTTCCTCGTCCGCGGTGGCATGCGGAGCGTCGAGTTCAAGGTCATCGAGATCGACCCTCCGCTCAACTACTGCATTATGGCGGCGGACACGGAGATCTTCTGCGACGGCgagccggtgaagagggaggacgAGGAGAGGCTTGACGACGTCGGCTATGACGATGTGGGCGGCATGCGCAAGCAGATGGACCAGATCAGGGAGCTGGTCGAGCTGCCGCTCAGGCACCCGCAGGTTTTCAAGTGTCTCGGCGTGAAGCCTCCCAAGGGCATCCTCTTGTACGGCCCTCCCGGCTCCGGCAAGACGTTGATCGCTCGTGCCGTGGCAAACGAGACGGGCGCGTTCTTCTTCTGCATCAATggccccgagatcatgtccaagaTGGCTGGTGAGAGCGAGAGCAACTTGAGAAAGGCGTTTGAGGAGGCCGAGAAGAACGCGCCGTCCATCATCTTCATTGATGAGATCGACTCCATTGCTCCAAAGAGGGAGAAGACGCACGGCGAGGTGGAGAGGCGCATCGTGTCCCAGCTGCTGACACTCATGGACGGCATGAAGGCGCGAGCGCACGTCATCGTGATGGGTGCCACGAATCGCCCAAACAGCATCGACCCTGCTCTGAGGCGCTTCGGGAGGTTCGACCGCGAGATCGACATTGGCGTGCCGGACGAGGTCGGGCGCCTTGAGGTTCTGCACATCCACACCAAAAATATGAAGCTCTCGGAGGACGTCAACCTGGAACTTGTTGCCAAGGACACGCACGGCTATGTTGGTGCCGACTTGGCCGCGCTCTGCACCGAGGCGGCGCTCCAGTGCATCAGGGAGAAGATGGATGTGATCGACCTCGAGGACGACACAATAGACGCTGAGATCTTAAACTCCATGGCCATCACCAACGACCACCTCAAGACGGCTCTAGTCGGCACGAATCCTTCGGCGCTTCGTGAGACCGTCGTGGAGGTACCCAACGTTAGCTGGAGTGATGTCGGCGGCCTCGACGGCGTCAAGAGGGAGCTGCAGGAGACTGTGCAGTACCCGGTGGAGCACCCCGAGAAGTTTGAGAAGTTCGGCATGTCGCCTTCCAAGGGAGTCCTCTTCTACGGGCCACCAGGATGCGGCAAGACATTGCTGGCAAAGGCGATCGCCAACGAGTGTCAAGCCAACTTCATCAGTATTAAGGGCCCCGAGCTGCTCACCATGTGGTTTGGCGAGAGCGAGGCCAACATCCGTGAGATATTCGACAAGGCGAGGCAGTCGGCGCCGTGCGTGCTCTTCTTCGACGAGCTTGACTCGATCGCGATGCAGCGCGGCGGCAGCGTGGGAgacgccggcggcgcggcggacaggGTCCTGAACCAGCTGCTGACCGAGATGGACGGCATGAACGCCAAGAAGATGGTGTTCATCATCGGCGCCACCAACAGGCCGGACATCATCGACTCGGCGCTGCTCCGTCCCGGCCGCCTCGACCAGCTCATCTACATCCCGTTGCCAGACGAGGCCTCGCGGCACCAGATCTTCAAGGCTTGCCTCAGGAAGTCTCCGGTGGCCAAGGACGTCGACCTCAGCGCGCTCGCGAAGTTCACTACAGGTTTCAGTGGCGCCGACATCACCGAGATTTGCCAGAGGGCGTGCAAGTATGCCATCAGGGAAGACATTGAGAAGGACATCGAAAGGCAAAGGTCAGGCATGGAGGTGGATGGCGAGCaggaagatgaagtggctgagatCAAGGCGGCTCACTTCGAGGAGTCGATGAAGTACGCGAGGAGGAGCGTCAGCGACGGCGACATCAGGAAGTACCAGTCCTTTGCTCAAACGTTGCAGCAGTCCAGAGGCTTTGGCACCGAGTTCCGCTTCCCGGCGCAGGCACAAGCGGCAGAAGCTTCTCCCAATGCCTTCGACACCTCGGCGGCAGCCGATGAGGATGATCTCTACAACTGATTTGGCGGGCAATTAGCATAGATAGGTTCTGGTTCTTTTGTTTCTATCTGTACACATGACTGAATTTGGCATCGAATGTCATTATGCTTTTGGTTGGCTTCAGAAACAGTGACAGAGATTATGGTTTTTTAGCTTACTACACTACGATTTTTGGGGCAGAAATAGCTGAACTGGTACATCTCTctgttaaacacctcttttctctcTGCCCTCAGTAAAAAAAGGGTTCAGCCGGTTTGCTGGCAGAAGTTGATGCTATATATTCTGAAGCTGTTCAATATTCATCCAGTATAAAATTAGTAGCAGTGACAAGTAGTAATGCCCGATGCAAGTTAAGGTATCCAGAAGTATAACACACTAGACGAGTAGCGCGCTGCCTAACGTTGCATGCACAGCGCAGTTGTAGCAACCATCCGTTGGTGGTTTAATCTGGTTTTGACGCGTGCCGGCAGTTTAATTTAGGTAATTGCAAAATGGTGGGCACCGTGATTTGTGTGGTCTCTGAGGACATGTGTAATAACAGAACTGTCATATTGAAACCAATGAGATTGTCTTGGATCGAATTGGGTTAATAGGGGATGGGTAATCATACTAAAATATTCATACCAGATTATCAATACAGAACAAGCACGACCACACTAAACACCAAGTCTTGAAACGAATTTACAAAAAATAACTGTAGTTGACCACAACTTCAAATTGCAAATTGAACAACTACCAACTTACCAACTTACAAATGAGATACAAGAAAGCACTTGCCAGACAGTCATCAAGGAATAAAAACCTCATTAGCCAGATTGTATCGCCTCA includes these proteins:
- the LOC124678078 gene encoding cell division cycle protein 48 homolog, producing the protein MASALSSKKAANRLVVEEATTDDNSICNLHPATMEELSIFKGDVVLLKGKRRRTTVCIVVPDDTCEEHKLKINRVARSNLRVRIADVVSVHLCPDAKYGRRVHILPVDDTVEGITGNLFEAYLKPYFADAYRPVHKGDLFLVRGGMRSVEFKVIEIDPPLNYCIMAADTEIFCDGEPVKREDEERLDDVGYDDVGGMRKQMDQIRELVELPLRHPQVFKCLGVKPPKGILLYGPPGSGKTLIARAVANETGAFFFCINGPEIMSKMAGESESNLRKAFEEAEKNAPSIIFIDEIDSIAPKREKTHGEVERRIVSQLLTLMDGMKARAHVIVMGATNRPNSIDPALRRFGRFDREIDIGVPDEVGRLEVLHIHTKNMKLSEDVNLELVAKDTHGYVGADLAALCTEAALQCIREKMDVIDLEDDTIDAEILNSMAITNDHLKTALVGTNPSALRETVVEVPNVSWSDVGGLDGVKRELQETVQYPVEHPEKFEKFGMSPSKGVLFYGPPGCGKTLLAKAIANECQANFISIKGPELLTMWFGESEANIREIFDKARQSAPCVLFFDELDSIAMQRGGSVGDAGGAADRVLNQLLTEMDGMNAKKMVFIIGATNRPDIIDSALLRPGRLDQLIYIPLPDEASRHQIFKACLRKSPVAKDVDLSALAKFTTGFSGADITEICQRACKYAIREDIEKDIERQRSGMEVDGEQEDEVAEIKAAHFEESMKYARRSVSDGDIRKYQSFAQTLQQSRGFGTEFRFPAQAQAAEASPNAFDTSAAADEDDLYN